Proteins encoded together in one Anopheles darlingi chromosome 3, idAnoDarlMG_H_01, whole genome shotgun sequence window:
- the LOC125956278 gene encoding diacylglycerol lipase-beta-like has translation MPALRLFGRKWLAASDDLVFPCVFEICFRIVWLGLISCVTSTYWSVTAECGEDALPVRIYLVGTIVLISLNVVLLVLLVNRSAQGSITEVHKRRLVVPLLVIKILLILPETGLNVLGTMWAFCGTFDCRSSDKVSRTVIEAIVLFNWVVFALIIFGLAIVFDPLGSAKYKNGRDTNDNGPTESAIHRKVSKLWFRRFRWAFCCLRRDEFGHEAFTQVASLLSALFRGTDLVPSDIVAGCVLLRVRQKRETREMRRIRMLNDDGPRYSTDITRVFATSPAWMTIKNARHFLRFALAAYGWPMVCYLNCCTGPYRLIPKMTCCACFRRKPQIIIDDNCCLCHLAGVRYTSRLRSEDVLHASFKNHVFELPFCIMADHSTKSIVIGIRGSLSMRDVFTDLVANAERFEAPGMPPDTSAHRGMVAGVDCMLKRLREGNILERILNTYPEYTLVLTGHSLGAGVSILLGAKLRSRYPDLRVYAFATPAGLLSRDAARYTESFAFTIGLGDDFVMRLGVDSIENLRTSVIETIRACKLPKWRIMLNGFGYALFGVPSRDLETTWHDVTEITKKAAQSPLLASGERPIQTVATAEGGLLSSEISLRRFAKTRLYTGGRILHIVRRKKTELEKKSNSGGPTYEMRWATAEDFTELKVMPRMLLDHLPDNVFKTLTTILEDQKTHNGSVLSLQEI, from the exons ATGCCAGCTTTGCGTCTGTTTGGCCGGAAATGGTTAGCCGCCTCGGACGACCTCGTGTTTCCGTGCGTGTTCGAGATCTGCTTCCGTATCGTGTG GCTCGGGCTCATATCATGCGTCACGTCCACCTACTGGAGCGTGACCGCGGAGTGCGGTGAGGATGCGCTCCCGGTGCGGATCTATCTCGTAGGAACCATAGTGTTAATTAGCTTAAATGTAGTGCTACTCGTCCTCTTAGTCAACCGCAGCGCCCAGGGCAGCATCACCGAGGTGCACAAGCGTCGCCTGGTGGTGCCACTGCTGGTGATAAA AATACTTTTAATCCTCCCGGAGACGGGACTGAACGTGCTCGGCACCATGTGGGCGTTCTGTGGCACGTTCGACTGTAGGAGTAGCGATAAAGTATCGAGAACTGTGATTGAAG caaTCGTACTTTTCAACTGGGTGGTGTTTGCGCTGATCATCTTTGGGTTGGCGATCGTGTTCGATCCGCTTGGTTCGGCAAAGTACAAGAATGGGCGTGATACGAACGATAACGGTCCCACCGAGTCCGCCATCCACCGGAAGGTGTCGAAACTGTGGTTCCGGCGGTTCCGGTGGGCTTTCTGTTGCCTGCGGCGTGACGAGTTCGGTCACGAGGCGTTCACCCAGGTCGCCAGCCTGCTCAGTGCCCTGTTCCGCGGTACCGATCTTGTACCGTCCGATATTGTGGCCGGCTGTGTGCTGTTGCGGGTACGCCAGAAGCGTGAAACGCGAGAAATGCGCCGCATTCGCATGCTGAACGACGATGGGCCGCGCTACTCGACGGACATAACGCGCGTGTTCGCGACGTCACCCGCCTGGATGACGATCAAGAATGCGCGCCACTTTCTGCGCTTCGCCCTGGCTGCCTACGGTTGGCCGATGGTGTGCTACCTGAACTGCTGCACCGGACCGTACCGGTTAATACCGAAGATGACGTGCTGTGCGTGCTTCCG GCGAAAACCCCAAATAATCATCGACGATAACTGCTGCCTGTGTCATCTGGCCGGTGTACGGTACACGTCACGTTTACGGAGCGAAGACGTCCTGCATGCCTCGTTCAAAAACCATGTGTTTGAG TTACCCTTCTGCATCATGGCGGACCACAGTACGAAGAGCATCGTGATCGGGATCCGCGGTAGTTTGTCGATGCGCGACGTCTTTACAGATCTCGTTGCTAACGCGGAACGCTTTGAAGCACCCGGTATGCCACCGGACACTTCCGCTCACCGTGGTATGGTGGCAGGCGTGGACTGTATGCTGAAGCGGTTGCGCGAAGGAAACATCCTCGAGCGCATTCTAAACACCTACCCGGAGTACACGCTCGTGCTGACGGGACACAGTCTCGGGGCCGGCGTGTCAATACTGCTGGGTGCCAAGCTGCGCAGCCGCTATCCCGATCTGCGCGTGTACGCGTTTGCCACACCGGCCGGTCTGCTCAGCCGGGATGCTGCCCGCTATACCGAGAGCTTCGCCTTCACCATCGGCCTCGGTGACGACTTTGTGATGCGGCTTGGTGTTGATTCGATTGAGAATCTGCGCACGAGCGTAATTGAAACGATTCGTGCGTGTAAGCTACCGAAG TGGCGCATCATGCTGAACGGCTTCGGATACGCACTGTTCGGTGTGCCATCGCGAGACCTCGAGACGACGTGGCATGACGTGACGGAGATCACGAAGAAGGCCGCCCAAAGCCCACTGCTCGCTTCCGGCGAACGCCCGATCCAAACCGTCGCAACGGCT GAGGGTGGCCTACTATCGAGTGAAATCTCACTGCGACGCTTCGCCAAAACACGCCTCTATACCGGTGGCCGTATACTGCACATCGTAcggcgaaaaaaaacagaactcGAAAA GAAATCCAACAGCGGTGGACCGACGTACGAGATGCGTTGGGCCACAGCCGAAGATTTTACCGAGCTGAAGGTGATGCCACGCATGCTGCTCGACCATCTGCCGGATAATGTTTTCAAGACGCTCACGACGATCCTGGAGGATCAGAAAACGCACAACGGGTCGGTGCTGTCGTTGCAGGAGATTTAA
- the LOC125956341 gene encoding uncharacterized protein LOC125956341: MNGFTVALVVLANALLLLNYAVADQRKPDEKLTAIGELESFDEKPGFEDVFDGLDGMRKRRAVPESQEHNDNQQPPGGGRGGRQNVFAAIRNRRSAQGQGQGQENGGQGQGQGGQDGQRGPPEGKGQGRGQGRSRN; this comes from the exons ATGAACGGATTCACAGTCGCTCTGGTCGTGCTGGCTAATGCCCTGCTCCTTTTG AACTATGCTGTAGCGGATCAGCGGAAGCCGGATGAAAAGTTGACCGCCATTGGTGAGCTGGAATCGTTCGACGAGAAACCAGGGTTTGAGGATGTGTTTGATGGGCTGGACGGAATGCGCAAGAGACGTGCTGTTCCCGAATCGCAGGAACACAACGATAACCAGCAaccacccggtggtggtcgtggtggccgTCAAAATGTGTTTGCCGCTATTCGCAACCGTCGGTCGGCCCAGGGGCAGGGTCAGGGACAGGAAAATGGTGGACAGGGACAGGGCCAGGGAGGTCAGGATGGTCAACGTGGGCCACCGGAAGGTAAAGGCCAGGGTCGTGGACAGGGCCGAAGCCGGAATTAA